The genomic region GGGTGTGTTTCTTGCGGTGGTGGGTTATTATATCATACTGCACTCCTCTCGCTTTAGGTTTTGGTTTTGCTGATTGAGCCTCGtcgttttgttttttgttaTCAGTGCTTCATGAGGCTATATTGGCGGTTTATACCTACCTTCGCCTTCTCGCCCTTGGCCAGACGgacatccctccctcctttttgAACTGTCACCTTTCCTTTCACAGAACCCAGAGAGGAATAAGCATAAACAGCTATGCGTATCCTCTATGGAGTGGCCGCCTTTCTGGCGGCAAGCCACTccgttgtggtggtggtggtggtggctgctgcagaaacaccacaacaacgacaatATATGGCCTGGCCCTCAACGGAGCCAGCATCAGCAAACCAGAAGCTCCCATCTTATCGGCACCCAAAGTACCGCCCTGACCGCAAGAGGGCGAATGCTGTCAAGCAGGCTTTCAGGATTTCGTGGGATGGTTACTACAAGCATGCGTTTCCTCATGATTCGCTGAGGCCCGTGTCGAATTCGTTCGAGGATGACAGGAACGGATGGGGAGCCAGTGCTGTCGACGCCTTCAGCACGGCGTTGATCATGGGGGAACACAAGATCATTGACCAGATCTTGCGCTACATCCCCGacatcaacttcaaccacACCGACAGTGAGGTGTCGTTGTTTGAGACGACGATTCGATATCTAGGTGGGCTGTTATCTGCCTacgacctcctcaccggcccCCTGAAACCCCGTTTCGACTACAGCACCCACcaaacctccctcatcctccaccaggCTGTCCGCCTGGCCGACAACCTCAAAGTCGCCTTCGACACCCCGACCGGAATCCCCGACAACgacctcttcttttcccccccTCGCAAAAAGGGCTCAACCTCCAACGGCCTCGCCACAGCCGGAACCCTGGTCCTCGAATGGACCCGCCTCTCCGACCTCACCGGTGACCCTCAATACGCCCGCCTGGCCCAAAAGGCAGAAAAgtacctcctccaccccaaaaacccAGCCATGGGGGAACCCTTCCCcggcctcctcggctcctccctcaacctcgacaccGGCCTCTTTGAAGACGGTGCCGGCGGCTGGGGCGGCGGCACAGATAGCTTCTACGAATACCTCATCAAGATGTACGTCTACGACCCCTCCCGCTTTTCCGTCTATCGCGACCGCTGGGTGTTGGCGGCCGACAGCTCCATCCGGTATCTGAcatcccaccccaccacccggcCCGACCTAACCTTCCTCGCCATGTGGCGCAACCGCACCCTGCACTACTTCTCCGAGCACCTCGCCTGCTTCAGCGGGGGAAACTTCATCCTCGGCGGCCTGACCCTCGACTCCCCAGCCtacctcggcctcggcctcgacctcGTCGCCGGGTGCAGAGCAACCTATACCGGCACCCTCACGGGAATAGGACCGGAAATCTTCCAATGGCAGGATAACACCGCCCCCCTGAACGCAAGCAAcaactcccctcccccggcccATCAGAAACTCATGTACAGCCGGGCTGGGTTCTGGGTTACGAACGGGGGGTATCAGCTGCGTCCTGAGGTGATTGAGAGCTATTACTACGCCTACCGGGCGACTGGCCATCAGAAATATCAGgagtgggtttgggaggcgTTTTTGGCTGTGAATGCCACGTGCAGGGTCGGGAGCGGGTATAGTAGTTTGATGGATGTCAACTTGccggaggggggtgggtggacGGATTTTCAGGAGAGTTTTTGGTTTGCGGAGGTGATGAAGTATGCTTATTTGGTctttgcggaggaggcgccgTGGCAGGTGAAGGCCGGGCTTGAGAATCGGTTTGTGTTTAATACCGAGGCGCATCCGATCAGGGTCGCGGGCGGAACAGAGAAGTatggggggtggagggggtaaggggagggagaagaggggggagggataggtagggttggggggggtggggaggtatAGATTGGGTTGAACGAGACTGTTATGTCAACAAGGGATATATAGATAGGCAAGAAGGGGTGATGCTGGATcgtgggggggtggtgagtgtGAGTGAGTGCGGACGAGATGGTGGAGTATAAAGTTTACAAGAGGAGGCACCAGTCCTGCTCTAGGTAGACAATTCCGGCGCCGTTCAAATAATAAAGGAAAGGCGTTTTAGGATTTGCTTTACTTGATAacaaaaccccccctcacccatttaaaaaaaaattctCTCCCATTCTTCTCTTCAGCAACATTTCCCCAACCCAGTTTTCCATCCATCTTGGCCGCATTTCTTTATTAGGTTACACCAGTCATTGGCGTACCTTACCTAGTCGGTACAATGTCCCATACCGGGCATatacccatccccccctACTACCACTATCTTTAAAAGGCGTAATGACCATCGTTGAAGTCATAGTTTTACAACATGACATGGGGTCAACCTACTTGTGTGTATCAACTGTTTTGCAGTGAGGATGCCGCTGTCTTGCATCCATCTTGATAGTCATTCATATattccaacaacccccttccttctcatAATTATCAGAACAgaaaacatcaccatcacctccacaACACCGGTTACCAATGATTGCCGAGCAAGTCTTTTCGGTCAAGACGCGCTCTGATAGCACACCTCATCAAAGGTACATCATACCTCGTCAAAAAAACAATATTGGAGCGCGTCTTGACCGGAAAGATTTGCTCGGCAACCACCAAGAACCGGCTCATCATTACTATTACAAAGTAAATATCCGAGAAAAAtaaccctccctccctcccctgcACCCATCACTCATCAACTATCaaaccttcctctcccactcccccctcaactcctccaacctcttccacaCCCTTCCACCCAACTCCTTGAAttccaccaacctctcctctttgaccatctccatcccccccttccgtCCACTCAAtaaccccttctccttcaactcttcaacatcttccaccctcccctcccacccccacccatccacctccgTCTTCCTGACATACACATTCCCCCACCGATCCGCCGCACTCCCCCACTTGACCCTCTCGGCCCGCTCACTATCCAAcacctcctgctcctgcagCGCCAGCCAAGCAGGCGCCATACTCCCGTTGTACCCCGTGATCGGATGCCACGGCGAACCCAGCCACCTTACCAGATAAAGCACAACCTGATACCAAAAAAACATGAATGCGTTGAGCGGAAAAAGCGTCGTCTGGACGATGCCCGGATGCGCTAGGTACATCTTGGGTGGCGTCTCGTCTTCCGCCACAGAAAAATATTGATCAACGTACGGTTTCGACGTCGGGAGGGACGACGTCAGCGCCAAAACGTCAGTCAGTCGTTTGGTCGACTCGTAGGCGGCCTCGGTTTTAAGGGCTTGAAAATCTTCCAGGGAAAAGGTGTCCCAGTCTGCGTCGATGCTGCTCTCCCAGATGATTCTTCCGGGGGGCAGGGCGGATGGCTTGGGGCGGGAGAGCAAGGGGACCAGTTTCTGCGCAAAGAGGTAGTGGCCAAAGACGTTTGCGCAAAAGACTTCTCCCATTGTCTCCTTGCTCCCCGGGACGGGGGCGATGGTTTGGCCCGAGTTGCCCCCCTTGAAGGTCGgccatgttgttgctgagacGATGCCCTTGGTGAGGATGTTGTGGGCGACTTTTCCCCAGTTGAGACCGTACCAGCTGCCGATGCCGGCGTTGAAGATTATGGAGTCCAACCGGGGGATCTTGACGTCTTCCAGGGATTCAAAGtcgggggatgtggagggggaggaggagaaggtgccatggaggagctggtcggcggcggcggtgatggtggggaggttgcaGAGGTCGAGTTGGACCGAGAGGATGTGAATGCGGCGGGTGGCTTGGTGGGGGTCGTAGTTTTGGCCGGTGCGGGAgcggagggcgggggaggacTCGGCGAACTGTTGGGTGTGGGCGCGGAGGGCGGTGACGGTTTCTTGGGACTTTTTGGCCGAGCGGGTGGTGGgaatgaggatgaggtgggaGGTCAGAGAGCGGGTGGAGAGGTAATCGTCGATGAGGCGTTGACAGATGCCGAAGCCGATGCCGCTGTTGGGACAGATGTCAGGGGCCGCTGGGAGCTTAAATGTtcgagatgggatggattgGGACTTACCTGTTGGCACCTGTCACCAGGACAAATAAAGTGTCCTTTTCAGGAGCTCGGTCCCAAGGTGGTGGTACCATGGTGTCGATTAAAGATGAACAGTGTTTGAAGCGTGGTCGAAGAAGTATCGGGGGGCCCGCTGAGCTATAAGAGCTGGTCGGGCTGCCTTTTTGGATCCGGTACAAGGTGGAGAGAATCCGGTATTTGGAGTAGGTTGGTGGCTGAAAACCACTGGTCCAGAATGATGTATTAATATTATGCCGCCGTGACAGCAAAGCTATGACTTCTTTTTGCCTTGGTGATACGTCGTCAGGtcagcagtggtggtggtacagTACAAAACAAAGTTTAGTTTGCTGGCCGAGTCGGTGGAGCTGTTGATATCCCAACTGCCAAATTTCCCGGTGGATCGATCAGCAGCTGGAGCAAGGTAAGGCGGACATCATCAGTCTAACCCAGAGTGTTCTCTTTTCGGACTTTTCAGCTTAGAGCACGGATCACTCGATGGATCAAGCAACCGAGCAACATTCCCTGATCAAGACAGTCAAAGAGCTTTGAGACCGCCCGAGACCATCTGAGCAGACAGTCAGGTTTTGTCTGACCGGCCGCATGGACAACTCCTCGACAATTACTCGACAATTCCTCGATAATCGGCATCTGGTGTAGCTGGACTTTTGTTGTCCCCACTTTCCCATCACACCCTGTTAACTCAGCGGCACCACCCGTGCCATCCCCACTTTAACTTTGTGCCCCCAATCTAACAAGACTGAAGACTGACATCTGACATCTTGACAACAACATCCAATCGACATGATGCCGTCAAAAGTCCTGATCTTTACTGGCGCTCCCGAGAGTAGCACGCTTGATTGGGAATCCGGGCTGCTGTCAGCCTTTTCCGATCCGATTGCCCGGTTTGCAGGAATCACAACAGACAGCCAACAGCCTCGTCCAGCAATCGAGGATCACGCTGCCTGGAGGTCGTTGACACTGGAGAGGACTGATATCCCACACGACCGCCAGAAGCAGGTCGCTCTTGACCCCTGCTACGATGAATCAGCAGACTTTCTTCCAGGGACGGGAACCGACTTCTTCACAACAGTATATACTGCCTCTTTCGTATCGACCAGAAACGGAGAATCTCAATCTCAGTTTCAGTCTCGGGCCGAGTCCCAGAACCATGCGTTGTCACAGCTCTACGAGCACTCAATAGCAATCCATCAGGAAATGCCCTCTTCCCACCTTGTCAATCACCACAGCCAAAGCGACCAGTCAGACTCTTGTGTCAGCAACGAGACTACCTCTTTTCTGTCTGATGGCCCCAGCCAACACGAGCCTGCGAGGGGGCCGTTGCCTTTTCGGGGAGATTCTCACCTCACCGACCTGAAAGATATCCCACCAGCCTCGTGTCTTACCAAGATCATGCCGCAGACCGCGAGCGTCAACTTGATTGCAGGCATCATCTCGGTTGCCCGGCCTCGAGTTGTCAACACCCGATGGGGCTCAAAGCATCTGGTAGAGAttttggttggtgatgagaccAGAGCTGGTTTCACCGTTACCTACTGGCTACCATcagatgatgttgagaaaaGCTGCCTTGCCGGACTGCGGCCCGGAGACATTGTCCTAATGCAGAACATTGGGCTGAATGTTTTTCTGAAAAAGGTCTATGGGTCCAGTCTCCGCAAGGATCTCTCCAAGGTCCACCTTCTCTACCGCGTGAAACTCGACTCCCAAGAGAGCGGCGGCCACTACGCAGCATCGGATCTGGCGTCCACCACCAATCGGCATCCCCAGCTGGACAAGACACGCCAGGTTCGAGATTGGGTTCTGAACTTTGTCGGTAGTGGTGCCCGGCACCAGGGCAAGTCCAAGAACAAGCCGGCCAACCCCAAGCGTCGTTGGGAACGACCACCAGACGACGATAGCCAGCTGCCTTAGGCTTCTACCCTGGAATACAGTAAGGCATTTCCTGTCTGTGCGGTGTTGTCATCGAAAGCTCTTGACGATATCGACGGCCGCCGGAGGTGGTTCCATTTGCTGGGCGCG from Podospora bellae-mahoneyi strain CBS 112042 chromosome 4, whole genome shotgun sequence harbors:
- the mns1B_1 gene encoding Mannosyl-oligosaccharide alpha-1,2-mannosidase 1B (EggNog:ENOG503NUBI; CAZy:GH47; COG:G), which gives rise to MRILYGVAAFLAASHSVVVVVVVAAAETPQQRQYMAWPSTEPASANQKLPSYRHPKYRPDRKRANAVKQAFRISWDGYYKHAFPHDSLRPVSNSFEDDRNGWGASAVDAFSTALIMGEHKIIDQILRYIPDINFNHTDSEVSLFETTIRYLGGLLSAYDLLTGPLKPRFDYSTHQTSLILHQAVRLADNLKVAFDTPTGIPDNDLFFSPPRKKGSTSNGLATAGTLVLEWTRLSDLTGDPQYARLAQKAEKYLLHPKNPAMGEPFPGLLGSSLNLDTGLFEDGAGGWGGGTDSFYEYLIKMYVYDPSRFSVYRDRWVLAADSSIRYLTSHPTTRPDLTFLAMWRNRTLHYFSEHLACFSGGNFILGGLTLDSPAYLGLGLDLVAGCRATYTGTLTGIGPEIFQWQDNTAPLNASNNSPPPAHQKLMYSRAGFWVTNGGYQLRPEVIESYYYAYRATGHQKYQEWVWEAFLAVNATCRVGSGYSSLMDVNLPEGGGWTDFQESFWFAEVMKYAYLVFAEEAPWQVKAGLENRFVFNTEAHPIRVAGGTEKYGGWRG
- the ERG27 gene encoding 3-keto-steroid reductase (EggNog:ENOG503NWKM; COG:I; BUSCO:EOG09262SR7), with amino-acid sequence MVPPPWDRAPEKDTLFVLVTGANSGIGFGICQRLIDDYLSTRSLTSHLILIPTTRSAKKSQETVTALRAHTQQFAESSPALRSRTGQNYDPHQATRRIHILSVQLDLCNLPTITAAADQLLHGTFSSSPSTSPDFESLEDVKIPRLDSIIFNAGIGSWYGLNWGKVAHNILTKGIVSATTWPTFKGGNSGQTIAPVPGSKETMGEVFCANVFGHYLFAQKLVPLLSRPKPSALPPGRIIWESSIDADWDTFSLEDFQALKTEAAYESTKRLTDVLALTSSLPTSKPYVDQYFSVAEDETPPKMYLAHPGIVQTTLFPLNAFMFFWYQVVLYLVRWLGSPWHPITGYNGSMAPAWLALQEQEVLDSERAERVKWGSAADRWGNVYVRKTEVDGWGWEGRVEDVEELKEKGLLSGRKGGMEMVKEERLVEFKELGGRVWKRLEELRGEWERKV
- a CDS encoding hypothetical protein (EggNog:ENOG503P21T), coding for MMPSKVLIFTGAPESSTLDWESGLLSAFSDPIARFAGITTDSQQPRPAIEDHAAWRSLTLERTDIPHDRQKQVALDPCYDESADFLPGTGTDFFTTVYTASFVSTRNGESQSQFQSRAESQNHALSQLYEHSIAIHQEMPSSHLVNHHSQSDQSDSCVSNETTSFLSDGPSQHEPARGPLPFRGDSHLTDLKDIPPASCLTKIMPQTASVNLIAGIISVARPRVVNTRWGSKHLVEILVGDETRAGFTVTYWLPSDDVEKSCLAGLRPGDIVLMQNIGLNVFLKKVYGSSLRKDLSKVHLLYRVKLDSQESGGHYAASDLASTTNRHPQLDKTRQVRDWVLNFVGSGARHQGKSKNKPANPKRRWERPPDDDSQLP